Genomic window (bacterium):
CGCAGATCCGGGGGCAGGTTGTGGACGACGATCCGTCCGGGGATGGTCCGCTCGACGATCTCTGCGCCGGGCACGACGAAGCCCCAGAGGAGCAGTGCCGCGGCCAGCGCGACGGCGATCTCGCGCACCTCGCGGCGATGGTGGAGCGGGAGCGGATCGTCTTCCCTGGTCTCGACGGTGAGCTCCTCGAGCAACGCCTCGGCCCCGGGCAGCCTTCGCAGGACCCCTCCTTTCGCGACCGAGATCGTCCCGCGCTCCTCGGAAACGATGACGATCGTCGCGTCGCAACGTTCCGAGAGACCGAGACCCGCGGCATGGCGTGTTCCGCCCGGTCCGACCTCCGAGTGGTTCGCCGAGAGCGGGAGATGCGCAGCGAATCGTTCGATCGTGTCACCCCGCAGCACCAATGCGCCGTCGTGTCCGGGAGAGCTGCTGTCGAAGAGCGAGAGGAGCAGCGGTTCGCTCGCGCGACCGCCGAGGGGGACGCCGCCGGTGAGATGGAGGTCGACGGGGTCGAGGCCCGGGACGACGATCAGCGCGCCCGTGCGCGCGGAGGCCAGTCGAGCGACGGTCCGGACGAGGACGTCGGTGGCGGGCACGGGAGCGGACCGGCCGCGGCGGTCGGGTCGGAAGCTCCCGAGATCCTCGAAGAGTCGCCGGAGATCCTCCTGGAAGACGACGACGAGGACGAGGATGGCGACGGCGGCGAAGCCCTGCAGGAGGAGAGCCATCAGCGTGAGGTCCAGCGCCCGGACCAGCAGGAAGAGGGCGGCCAGAATGGCGCCGCCGATCAGTGCCTTCCGTGCGCGCGTACGGACGACCGTCCGATAGAGCAGCCAGAGCACGCCGGCGACGAGCAGGATGTCCAGGAGGTCGAGGGGGCTGGGAAGGACCATCCGCCGGATGCTAGAGCCGCAGGTCGACGCCGACCATCAGCTGGGCGCTGGGGTCTCGATTTCGTCGCCGCTCGGTCGTGATGCCGTCCCCGTCGGACAGCTCGATCTCCTCGTCGACGACGACCCCGACCCGACCGCGCAGGCGCAGGTGCGGTCCGATGCGGTGGAGGAGGCCGAGATCGATCCGGGTCTGTCTTCGCTGCAGCGTTCCGTCGCCCGCACCCGCGGGAGGATTGCCGCGTTTGTCCAGCCGGTACTGCGTGCTGTCGGCGTGCCCCCCGATCGAAAGCTGCGTGGTGTCCGTCGCGTCCCACTCGATCGTCGCGCCCAGACCGCTGGACTCGACGGCAACCCGCGGATGGGGGCGCACGACGATCCGGTAGACGGGAGAGAAGCGCGCGCGTCGATCGTCGAGATCGGCGCCCAGGCCGAGGCCCAGACGCAGGCGCAGCCAGCGCCCACGGCGATACGTCGCGGAGAGACTGCCCCCGATCTGCGAACCGTCCAACACGTTCGCACCCCGCTCGTGCCGCGCACTCCACCCCGCGAGCGCCTCGAGCCCGAAGCCGCGCGGCAGGTCGAAGCGCGTCCCGAGACGGAGCCCGGAGTCGTAGAAATCGGTGAAGTCTTCCTCGCGACCGGATCGGGAGACGAGGAACGCATCGTTGCCGCTCACGCTGAGACGCTCCCAGGCGAAGCTCGGCGAGATGCCCAGGCTGACCCGTCCATCGAAGAGCGGCGCGCCGGCTTCCAGTCCGACTTCGGTCCGCGTCCAGGCGAGACGGGATCCCTCGAATTCGCCCGTCGAGAGCAGATCCTGCCGCAGCCGGACACGGAGGCCGGCGGCGCGCGCGCGCAGCAACTCCCAGAGGCCCGTCAGTCCTTCGGTCCGCTCCGTGACCTGCGCGCGGGACGGGCCGCGATCCTGCGCGGCGACGAGCCCGGGGCAAGCGAGGACGACCGAGAGACCGATCGTCGCCAATCCGACCGATCGGGATCGCCTCGCCGGAGTCCTGCGGACCATCCGGGGTCTCCTCGCGACCTCGTCGCCTAGCGAGGCCCGCTTCCGAGCCATCCGCGCTTGCGGAAGTACAAGACCATGCCGATGGCCACGATCGCCATGGAGCCCATCAACGTGGGGTAGCCCATGCGGATCTTGAGCTCCGGCATGTACTCGAAGTTCATCCCGTAGATCCCCGCCATGAACGTGAGGGGGATGAAGATCGCGCCGACGAGCGTGAGGAGCTTCATGACTTCGTTCTGTCGGTGGCCGAGGGTCGCGAGGACGGCGCTCATGAGATCGGTCGCGACGTCCCGGGCGGCGTCGAGGCGACCGAGGATCTGGCGCGCGTGGTCTTCGGCGTCCTTCAGGAAGACGGCGGCGGCCTCGGGAACGATCGCCGAATCGAGGTGGGAGAGCCTGTACAACGCGTCGACCTGGGGGCGCGCCACGCGCCGGAGAGCCGTGATCTGCCGTTGCAGGCCGTGGAGCTCGGCGACGAGGTCGGGCGTCGGGTCGTCGAGGATCTTCTCTTCGAGGCCGTCCAGGTCGTCCGCGATGGCGTCGACGATCGGGTAGTACTGATCGACGAGCGCATTCGCGAGGGCGTAGGTCAGCTGGGCAGGGCCCCCGCTGCGTTCGAGGCTCCGCGGGTTCCGGATCCGCTCGCGCACGCCGTCGAAGAACGCGAAGTAGCGCTCCTGGAAGGTGACGATGTAGCGCTCGGAGACGAGGATGCAGACCTGCGGGATGCCGTCCGCGACGGCGAAGGGACAGAGCGGCGCGCGGAGGACGGTAAGGATGTGCTCGGGATATTCGTGGGTCTTCGCGCGCTGGGGGATGTGGACCGCGTCGCCGAGCGCCAGATCGTGGATCCCGAGGATGTGCGCGACCGCGCGTAGCCGTTCCTCGTTCCCCAGGCCCTGGATGTCGATCCAGGTGGTGTTGTCGGTGTGCGTGTAGGGCTCGAGCTCGGTCGGGTCCTCGACTTCGCTCTCGATGAGCGTTTCGCCGCTGAACTCCATCAGCCGGATCTTCGGCGGCGGCGAGCCCTTCGGAACGTTGAGCTCGCGAACGGCGAGGGACTCGACGGTCGGATCGATCGGGTTCATGAGTTTTCTCCTGGATCGGCGGCGTCCGATCGCGTGGCAGGGGAGTGTGGAAGGGCATCGTCGCGGAGCTCGACGATCCGATTCGGATAGCCGAGCGGAATCCGAGCGCGTTGGAGGGCGAGGGCGACGTCGCGGTGGAGTCGATTCCTCATCTCGAGGAAGTTCTCGCGGAGCGCCCAGGCCGAGAGCTGGACCTCGAGGCCCGCTTCGCTCCAGCCGTGGAAGATCACCACGGGGGCCGGCTCGCTCAGGACGATCGGTGCTTCGGCGGCGCCGAGCAGGACGGTCTCGAGCGTCTCGAGGTCGACGACCGGGTCGACGCGGAACCGGAGGTCATGGCGCCGGATCGGGAACCGCGTGTAGTTGACGACCTCGGACTTCATGACGGACTCGTTCGGGATCCGCACGAGCAGGTTGTCGAAGGTCCGGAGGCGGATCGAGAGGGTGTCGATCGACAGGACGACGCCGGTCGTGCCGGCGATCTGGATCGTCTCCCCGACTTCGAAGGGGCGCTCGCCCAGCAGGAAGACGCCGCTCACGAAATTCGACGCCGCCGTCTGCGCCGCAAAGCCGATCGCGACCGTCAGGAGGCCCGCGGCCCCGAGCAGGACCGAGAGCTCGATCCCGACCTGGTGGAGCGCGCTCATCGCGAAGAGACCGGCGATCCCGTAGGTCACGACCCGCTGGAGAACGAGCGTCCGGTGGTTCCCGAGCGGGTCGCTCAGCGCGCGGGCGAGGGTGACGCTCGCGAGCCGCGCGAGCACGAAGCCGAGCAGGAGCAGACCGAGGGCGAGCAGCAGCGTCCCGGGGTCCGAGACGAGGCCGGGGTCGGTTTCCTGAGTGATCGCTTCCGGGTCCATCGCCGCCTGCGTTCACGCCCTCGATGGGGCGCGGAGTTCGGGGTGCCGAGAGGTCGTGCCTAGAATACGTCCGCGAGCAGGCGCCCGAGGCCGCCGGCCGGCGCCGTCTCTCGCGCCGCCGCGACGACCCGTCCGTCGACGGCGTCCTCCGGTGCGCCCGGTACGATCCGCGATTCCGACTCGTCGGTCCGGATCGTGAGCTCGATCCGCTCGGT
Coding sequences:
- the corA gene encoding magnesium/cobalt transporter CorA; this encodes MNPIDPTVESLAVRELNVPKGSPPPKIRLMEFSGETLIESEVEDPTELEPYTHTDNTTWIDIQGLGNEERLRAVAHILGIHDLALGDAVHIPQRAKTHEYPEHILTVLRAPLCPFAVADGIPQVCILVSERYIVTFQERYFAFFDGVRERIRNPRSLERSGGPAQLTYALANALVDQYYPIVDAIADDLDGLEEKILDDPTPDLVAELHGLQRQITALRRVARPQVDALYRLSHLDSAIVPEAAAVFLKDAEDHARQILGRLDAARDVATDLMSAVLATLGHRQNEVMKLLTLVGAIFIPLTFMAGIYGMNFEYMPELKIRMGYPTLMGSMAIVAIGMVLYFRKRGWLGSGPR
- a CDS encoding diadenylate cyclase, with amino-acid sequence MVLPSPLDLLDILLVAGVLWLLYRTVVRTRARKALIGGAILAALFLLVRALDLTLMALLLQGFAAVAILVLVVVFQEDLRRLFEDLGSFRPDRRGRSAPVPATDVLVRTVARLASARTGALIVVPGLDPVDLHLTGGVPLGGRASEPLLLSLFDSSSPGHDGALVLRGDTIERFAAHLPLSANHSEVGPGGTRHAAGLGLSERCDATIVIVSEERGTISVAKGGVLRRLPGAEALLEELTVETREDDPLPLHHRREVREIAVALAAALLLWGFVVPGAEIVERTIPGRIVVHNLPPDLRFVASDPTEATLVVRGPRRALLLAERGGLEVQIDAYLARMGRRTFNLETAMVQDVDGVGVASIQPDRVRIDLEPVPAPLSAPGASEDENEPGDAAR
- a CDS encoding mechanosensitive ion channel family protein, encoding MDPEAITQETDPGLVSDPGTLLLALGLLLLGFVLARLASVTLARALSDPLGNHRTLVLQRVVTYGIAGLFAMSALHQVGIELSVLLGAAGLLTVAIGFAAQTAASNFVSGVFLLGERPFEVGETIQIAGTTGVVLSIDTLSIRLRTFDNLLVRIPNESVMKSEVVNYTRFPIRRHDLRFRVDPVVDLETLETVLLGAAEAPIVLSEPAPVVIFHGWSEAGLEVQLSAWALRENFLEMRNRLHRDVALALQRARIPLGYPNRIVELRDDALPHSPATRSDAADPGENS